TCGGGGTTGAACATAAGACTTAGATAAAACATGTAGATACTTACAAATCACCCACCAGAGAAGTTTTTACATCGATAAGGAAAATTGAACTTACAAACTTGCGAGTgaatcaacttttgttgattttttctgTCTATCTATTATtagtgtatatattttttataaagattaaTAGTGTATTGATGAGCAGTAGCTATATGCATTTATTTAGAAAATTTTAGTTATTTACTTAAGTAAAAATGACAGGAAAAAAGTTAGACTAAATCAAATTAAACTTTAACTAACactgaataattttttttttagtgacgCAGAATTAAGAAAGTGTGATACTGCTGCTACTAACAGCACGGTCAACACTGCTGCAAATATTTTGTTTGCCATAGCAGTAGTGAGAATAATACTACACATAAATGGTGAGAGagagttttgttttatttaagcAAAAGAATAAGTTAGAAAAGCGTGATCGCGAACATGGAAAGAGCAATGTGCAACATGCAACTCTTTGCAAAGAAAATAACTATAGTTAAGATTAAGATAAAAAGGTGTAGTAATCTTTTTTTTCTAGTAGCATGCTAGAACCATTCAGCAACAGAAACTCTGAGCATGCTAAAACCAATAAGATAAAAATAACTATAGTTAAGATTAAGATAAAAAGGTGTAGTAATTTTCTAGTAGCATGCTAAAACCAATAAAAGCAGCAGAAACTCTGACTGCAACAAATAGCTCTTGTTCGGATTTCCAGTTCTAGACACAAGTGTAATTCTTTGATCATTTGGAGCTGCTTATTTCTGCAAAGCTCACTTTCCTTGCCtccaaaatttctaaaaaagaaGACTTGTTGCAGTTATCAAAGACATTGCAGTTGGGGACAAATTGTGGATGCAATGAATTATGATCATCAACGCTTGATCCATAGCCTCCTCCTCCGATCTGACAAcaataaaccaaacaaaaattacataaaGAAATAACTGTTGCAAAGATAAAACAAAAGTTGTTGCTAATATGATAAAGTTAACAAACCTTATGAATTACAATACTTTGAAGAGAGGGGCAGGCGCGGATGAACTTCTTCAACCAATCCCAACGACAATAATATTCCTCATCCTCTTTCTCAAAGCTAAGCTCCACATGAGTTAAATTGAAAAACTGAGTTGTCTGTACTGGCGCGACATAGTTAAACAATTTCAAGGGTTTTCGTACCGCTACTTGTGCGCGTAGAAACTCCACATTGTAAAACAATTTCaagggaaaaaaataagaaatagaaGAAGAGTCAGAAATGTGGGATTTGAGCAAATTGGGGAAGGGTTCTAATAACTCGTCTGTTTGTTTAGCAAGAGCATCAAGAGTATCATTATCATCATGGGTGCTGACATTTTTTATGAGTAAATCCTCGAGAAATGGACATACAGAGAGAATCTTAATAAGATATTTAAGCTTTCGAAAACGAACCTTTGTCATGTGGAGTTTTTTAAGTTTGGGCAAATGAGTAAGATATTTATCAACATGGTATATCATTAAGACCCCATTCCCATTCAAGTTCAAAACAACAAGAGGTGAATAAGTTAGAATGGGACCTGGGAAGCAAATGGGGGTAGTGGAAGAGTGCTGCAAAAAAGTGAGATCGACATGATCAACAAACCCATTGACTACAGGGTGAAGCCAACGAAGCAACGAGGCAGAGTTGCAAAAGCAAGACGCAGACAAAAGAGTTAATGTTTTGATAGGAGGCTGTCTGTCAAAGATAAAGGACTTCGCCATTGATATATAAAGATTATAGGCGTcttgttcataatttatttatacataaaaatgtttatttcccctttattttaaaaaaaggaaatagcAAAGAATActtgataaaattatttattttggtgtttgacAAGCGTGATCATCTGCTTCTACATCATTCTTTGTGCGATGGGGTAATGTTGAAAGACTACACAATTCCAATTTAGAATTTGTTGATAGGTgtatttaaattatttctcctaACATGATAGTAAacattgtaaaattattttctatttgtttataaaTAGTTGTTTTATTCCTAAAGTAGATATTTGTACTTCCTTATAGTTGGACCAGTACTAGGAGAGACTTgttcaacaaaataagaaaccacagctttttttttttgttacaaacaaGAAAAcaggaaaaagaagaaacataaaGCTATTCTCTCAGAAAGAAAGTTCCAGCCGCATCACTTTGGAGGGGAAGAAGAAGATCCGCTGGAGGAGAGTCATGACGAAACAACAGTTTAAAACAATAATCTTCATTCTTCACGCAACAATAacatatgcttttttttttttaattattattcagcAAAAAATATCTAGTTGGACAatcttacatgatatttatCTCCTACCACCTAGAGGGCTGATTTTGCTCCATCTCTATCTAATTAAACTATATCATATTTAGTTATCTACCTAACCgaaaaaatttataagaaaaaaaaattatagttccATAACATTTCGTTCCTTCAAACCCAAAAGACTTCAATTCTACCTCTTATCAGGTACTCTTCGGATTGCACTTTGTCACAATACACCACTGTAGCAGTTGTTTCAATCTTctgcaaaaaattgaaaacataggtgtttttatatatattatgttattgttaCATACACACACCATTACATTCTAAACTACATTGTTTAGAATATGTGCCataatcatttgatttttaaaatttattacttgtgtaattataaacataataataattatgtttagtaCATTGTACATATTATTACTCGTTCACATTTgaaaaacaaacacattaaCATAATAAGAGAGGCTTGCTTGCATCAAACTCACTCTCTGAGAAAtctccaacatctgcatatccTTCTTTCCCTTTGGCCCAAAGAACTAAGTAGAGTCCACTGAACATAAGGAACATACCACCAATGCTGCAATATTAAATGCAGTgttaaaaattgattaattataatattatacaatTTAGTATATATGTAGTTTGCACATCTTATAAGTTACCTTCCAATATTTATAGTTTCTCCAATGGTATAGACAGAGAGAATAACTGAGCACATTGTTCCAATTGGGCTAAACATGGAGACAAATACTGGTCCTCTTTTCTTTAGTGCCCACCCATTGAAGCTTAAGCTTATTCCACTCACTGAACCAGCCtatgaattttgaaattgaaaagtaTTGATTGCATTAGTATTATAGGACAATTTAAGAAATAAATCGACcgattcaaaaatatta
Above is a genomic segment from Medicago truncatula cultivar Jemalong A17 chromosome 5, MtrunA17r5.0-ANR, whole genome shotgun sequence containing:
- the LOC112421935 gene encoding putative FBD-associated F-box protein At3g50710 gives rise to the protein MAKSFIFDRQPPIKTLTLLSASCFCNSASLLRWLHPVVNGFVDHVDLTFLQHSSTTPICFPGPILTYSPLVVLNLNGNGVLMIYHVDKYLTHLPKLKKLHMTKVRFRKLKYLIKILSVCPFLEDLLIKNVSTHDDNDTLDALAKQTDELLEPFPNLLKSHISDSSSISYFFPLKLFYNVEFLRAQVAVRKPLKLFNYVAPVQTTQFFNLTHVELSFEKEDEEYYCRWDWLKKFIRACPSLQSIVIHKIGGGGYGSSVDDHNSLHPQFVPNCNVFDNCNKSSFLEILEARKVSFAEISSSK